A region of the Candidatus Kryptonium sp. genome:
CTGAACCTGAACTTGTCGCTGGTTATCATACTGAGTATTCTGGTATGAAATTTGGAGCGTTTTATCTTGCAGAATATACCAACATAATAACAGCAAGTTTGCTTATGACGGCATTTTATTTTGGAGGTTGGTATTTCCCATTTGTTGACATTTATAGTGGTATGAATCCGAACCTCGCTGGAATTTTACAAGTAATTGTGTTCTTTGCAAAAGCTGGAGTTATAATTTTCTTGTTCATGCTCGTTAGATGGACTTTGCCGAGGTTTAGATATGATCAACTAATGCGTCTTGGATGGCAAGTTTTGTTACCGCTTGCTCTTTTAAATGTCCTTGCAACTGGACTTGTTAAGATGATTATTTAAATGAAAACCATCAACGCGACTTTACATATTCAGCAAAATCAAAAATAAATTTAATCTACCATGACGGAGATAAAAACAAACGGAAGACCGAGGACAAGGGAGATAAAGCGAAAGGCGAATATGAATCTGCTTGAACGACTTTATCTTCCTGAAATTATAAAGGGTTTGAGCATAACATTTCGTCAGATATTCAAACCGAAGGTTACATTTGAATATCCAGATGTTAAGTGGCAACCACCAGCTTCGTTCCGCGGAAGACCTGTCCTTGTGGTTGATGATGAAACAGGAGTTGAAAGATGCGTTGCTTGTGGACTATGTGCAAGGGTATGTCCAGCGCTTGCTATTGAAGTTGTAGCTGATGAAACTGAACTTGATAAGGAACGATATCCGAAAAAATTTGAAATAAATATGTTGCGTTGTATATACTGCGGGCTTTGCGAAGAGGTCTGTCCAGAAGAAGCGATCGTGATGAGCAAAGAATATGAGCTTGTTTTCACAAATAGAGAAGAAGCCATATTCGGGAAAGATAAACTTTTAGTGCCAGCTTCAAAATTAAAAGATCGGCTTGAATTTTTAAAACAGATGCGATAAAATAAAACCTTCTGCTCGCTATGGACGATGATAAAAGTTCAATGTGTTTTAAATTAGGTTTGCGTAATCTTTTGTTTTTCATCTTTGCGTTGACTATAACAGTTTCTCAATCTTTCGCGCAGAGAATCTCGTTTATACAATATCCAAATGAGGTTGTAAGAGGCGAGAGGTTCGCTATTAAGCTTGATGTGTTATCTGAACCTGATGACACAATTTTAGTAATTCTTTCTACCGATGGGGACATAACTCTAAGTGAGAGCTATTTAATCGGAGATTCAATTCTCAACATTGAGCCAGCAAGATTAAATCAGTTCTCAACCGTGAGAAACAATTTGCCGAAAGGATTTGTCGGTAGGAGAATGTTTTTCTTTGTTGATACATTAACACATTCGTCTGCTTTGCGAAGTTATGTGTTCGTAGCGAGCACCAAGTCAGTTGGTGAAATTCAGTTGAAATTTTTACCTGTGAAATTTTCTATTGATTCCCTGATCTTTGATCCATCTGAATTAGAAAAAGCCCAAGTCAATATCAAAGTTAAAAATTATATTGAAAAAACGGCGGGTCTTTGTGTAAGATTTGAAAAGGATGGTTTTATTAGATTTAATGTAAACGAAAAATTTAGCGCAAAGAATGGTTTCACGCTTTCGTTCTGGATGAGAGCAACATCAATGAGGGGAAGAGCAATTTCAATTAGGTCGGGGATTGATAGAAGCTTTATCACGGTCGGGCTAAAAGCTGGAAATATATTCCTTTCAATGAGCAATTCAATTGGGAAATACGAAATAACACTGCCGAAGTTTGTAAGCGATGGGAATTGGCACAATGTTTTAATAATAGCAAGCGGAACCGAAAATATCTTGAGATTTTATGTTGATGGAGAAAAAATTGATGAAATCTTCATACCGAATCTCTCACAGTTTGAGGTCAACCGTCCCATTGTGAGGCTTGAGAATGTTTCTATTGATGAAGTTGTAATGTTCAAAGCAAGAAAATCAGAACTTGTCCAGCGACTCCCGAGATACTTTGTCAAGGTTGATAGCGATATATTTTTCTTTTTAAAGTTTGAAAACGAAACGATCAACATCTCTGGAAATGTAAGCAACCTTGAATATAGTGGTGTTAAGTTTATTCCATCTTCTGCGCCAATTTGTTCTCCAGAGATAAAAATTTCGGCCGAGATGAAAGGAAATGACATCACAATAATCTGGGAAATTGAAGATCCTATATTTGTTGATAAGTTCGTCGTGGAGAGAAAAATAAAAGACGAAATCTTTCAACCTGTTTATCAAGTTTCATCTTCCGATCAGAAAAGGTATGTCTTCGTTGATAATACAGTTGAAAGCAACGCAGTTTATTATTACAGGGTCAAACGAATTAACAAAGATGGGAGTTCCGAATATTCTGATGAGGTCAAAATAGGAATTGGTTTAAACAAGGATTTTGAGATCATTGGAAATTTCCCAAATCCGTTTAATTCCGAAACAAAGATAATTTATCATCTTTTCAACGATACCTATGTCCGATTGACCGTTTATGACATAGTAGGTCGTGAGATTGCCGTTTTAGTTGATGGGTTTCAAAGCGCAGGAAGAAAGGAAGTTTTATTTAATCTCGGGAATGTTAAGATCAACGAGATGACAAGCGGAATTTATTTGTATAAACTTCAAACACAACGCGGATATGAGGTAAGAAAAATGATAGTCATAAAATGAGAAATCTTTTTCTAATCCTTCTCATTGCGTTTTTTATTTTTTCGTGTTCCTCTTCAAAATACACCAGTGGCGTCAAAAAGATGATTGACTTAAGTGGCGAATGGCTTTTTAAAGTTGACCCAGAAGATGTTGGGCTTTCACAGTTTTGGTATTCTGCTAATTTTGATAGAACTGATTGGGAAAAAGTTGAAGTGCCGAGCTTTTGGGAAAGATATTCTAATTTTTCAAAGCACGATGGAATTGCATGGTATTATAAAAGTTTTGAGGTCAAAAGAATTGACAAAGGGAAAAAATACGCAATTTTATTTGGTGGCGTAGATGACGATTGCGGAGTTTGGTTAAATGGTGAATTGGTTGGTGAACATCGTGGATATAGCGATGATTTTTATTTTGATGTGACGAAATTTTTAAAACAAGGGATAAATGAGATTGTCGTGATGGTTTATGATCACGGTGGACCTGGTGGGATTTACAAGCCAGTTGCAATAGTTGAATATTCGGAAATCGCTGATCTTTTGAAAAGCGAGTTTTATTACAAAAAAGCAAGAAAAAGTGAAGAATGGGTTAAAGATGCCGTAATTTACGAAATCTATCCAAGGGCATTTTCAAGAGAAGGAACATTTAAAGAGATAGAAAAAGAGATCCCACGGCTTAAAGATCTTGGGATAAATGTCATATGGCTTATGCCGATTCATCCGATTGGAAAAGAAAAAAGAAAAGGAACGCTCGGAAGCCCATATTCAGTAAAAGATTACTACGAAATAAATCCTGAATACGGAACGAAAGAAGATTTCAAATCGCTCGTTAAAACAGCGCATGAAAATGGAATAAGGGTCATAATTGATCTTGTGATAAATCACACCGCTTGGGACAATGAGTTAATTAGAAAACATCCTGACTGGTATTCCAAAAACGATGAAGGGGAGATAATATCCCCAAATTCTGACTGGACAGATGTCGCTGATTTAAATTACGATAATCCAGAGTTAAGAAGATACATGCTTGATGTGATGAAATACTGGATCAGAGAGTTTGACATTGATGGCTATCGCTGTGATGTTGCTGAGCTTGTCCCGATTGATTTTTGGAACGAAGCGAGAAAAGAGCTTGATAAAATTAAACCTGTGCTGATGCTTGCGGAGGGAAGCTTGCCAGAACAGCATCTTGAGGCGTTTGATTTAACATATAGTTGGAATGTTTACGATGCACTCGCAAGGATAATAAGAAAGGGGCATTTGCCTTCCGTTCTTGACAATGTGCTTGAAAGCGAAAAATACAAGTTCCCGAAAGGAGCGTTGAGATTGCGATTTAACGAAAATCACGATAAACCAAGAGCTGTTAAGTTCTTTGGAGATGAAGGCGCGCTCGTTTCAGCTGTTATCGTAAATACAATTCCAGGCGTCCCACTCATTTACAATGGACAGGAATATGGCGATACGACAAATCTTTCACTTTTTGAAAAGCAAGTGATGTCAAGGGACGAGAGCGAAAGAGGGAGAAAATTTTACTCGTTCTATAAAAAATTGTTTAACTTTAGAAAAAATTCTCTTGCTCTGAAAAGAGGAGAAATGATCAAAGCGAAAACTCTAAATGATGATAAGATCTACGCTTTCTGGAGAAAATACGAAGACGAAGTTGTCCTCGTCGTGGCGAATCTTTCAACATGGGGCGTGACGACCAAACTGCAGGTTGATGAAATTTTGAAGAAAAAAATTAAAAATGGAAAAGTTAAATTTTACGATGTCTTTGAAGACAGAAACGCAGAGGTTAAAATTGATGAATTCGTGAACTTCAAACTTGAACCGCTCGGATTTAAACTCATCCAAATTTTTTAAAACAAAGTTAAATCAATCCGTTATGAAATCTTACACCGAGTATTTAACCTTCAACACAAAAAACAAGCGTGAGATAATTAACATCACTGATAAAGTAAACGAAGCATTGAAGAAGAGCGGAATAAAAGAAGGTTTTTGCCTTGTTTCAGCAATGCATGTGACCGCAGCAGTTTTTGTCAACGATGATGAAGATGGTCTGCTTGAAGATTTAAGCGAATGGCTTGAGAAACTTGCCCCATTTAATCCAAATTATAAACATCACAGAACTGGTGAAACAAACGCAGATGCTCATCTAAAAAGCTTGCTGATCCATCACGAGGTAATTATCCCTGTCACAGATGGACGGCTTGATTTCGGACCATGGCAACAAGTTTTCTACGCTGAATTTGACGGTCAAAGAAGAAAAAGAGTCGTGATTAAAATTATCGGCGAGTGATTCTATCAACGATATTTCTGAAAACTTCTCTCGTTTTTTTCATTCTGCTTTTGAGAGAGTCAACAAATTCTTCGGTAAATCTATAGCCCATACATAGCGAAAGATATTCAAGTTTCTCTGGATCATCCGGAATTGAATTTGATTTCGTCCCAAGCGAAACTCTAAGAAATTTCTCAACCTCCCTGTAGAATTGATAATTCAAATTTAAAGTTTGATATTCATCTGGTTTTATAAATCCGCACTTTAACAAAGTTGCGAGTGCTTTCGGAGTGTTCCGTTCAATTTTGCCTAAATTTTTTAAATATCGCATCTGCAAAATTTGTGCGATGAATTCAATATCGGTCAAAGCTCCAGAACTTAACTTTATATCAATTTTATCGGGTTTGATGTTTTTTTCCATTTTTTGTCTCATTTCAAAGATGTAATCAGCAAGCGATCGTGTGAATTCAAGTTTTAAAATTTTTTCATAAACCAGATCAAAAACCTTTTGCGATATCTCATAACTTCCAGTGATAAACCTCGCTCTTGTCAACGCTTGTATTTCCCAAAACTGAGCTCTGCTTTGAATATAGTTGTTTAGATATTCAAGATTTATGACGATGGGTGAGTTTCTTCCCTCGGGGCGAAGTCGCACATCAACATCGTAAAGTTTTTCAATCTCAATTTGTGTTAGCTCTTCAAGCAACTTCTCAAATTTTACTGTCAATGAATCGTATTTTTCTATGTTCGTTTCATCGGTTATGAAAACGACATCTATGTCGGAGTCGTAATTCATCTCTTCAGAGCCGAATTTGCCAAGCCCAATTATTGCGATTTTCCGTTTTTCCTCTTCATTAAAAATTTCATGAAAAATTTTTTGCAGTATTAATTCAGCTTGTGAAGTCAATTCCTCGGAAAGTCGTGAAAATGCGATGAATCCATCAAGGTTCAGAATTAACAAGCGCATTTCATTTAATAATTTGAAATCGTGAATCTTAAAGTCCACATAGCGACTGAAAAATTCAAAAATTTCTCTTGTCGTTTTTAGTGTGCTTAAATTGTCCTCTGAGAGAAGGGCATCAAGCAGGTATGGCTTCAGAGATAGCAAATTTGAAAATCTTGGACTGAATTGTGAAATGTTGATTATAATTTTCCTGAACGAATCGTTTAAGAGCAAATCGTAAAATGATTTGGAATAGCGAAAACCTTGTGCAATTTTTCGGAAGTTGTCAAGAGTTATGTCAGGGATGAGCGTTTTTGAGACCTCATTGAGGATAAGGGATGATATTTTTATAAAGGAATTTTCTTCAATCGCGCTGAAAACCTCTTCCCCAGTGATTAGCTTTCCCCTTGATAGAAACTCAATGTTTCGCATCGCTTTTTCTGGATCTTTGAAGCTGAAATCGTATAAGATTCTTTTGAATTTTTCTTGAGAAGTTTCATCATCAACTGGAATAAGAATCTCGGGCTTTGTTTTGATCGCAAAGATTTTTTCGTAAATCTTTCGCACATCTTCAAACCTTTGATCAAGGTCTTGCTTAAAAATTTTCCAATCCGGGGTTGATGGGGAAGGGAAAGCAAGGGTTTCTCCTTTCTTTTCATATTCGTAAATTTTCACAGCTTTTGCAAGTGTGGTTAAAGTATGTGGATCAAGTTGGATTGTATGTGTTTGTGTATTGTGCGAAATTTGAAGTAAGTGTTCAATTCGCCTGAAGTAAATGTAATTTTCACGCAATAGTTTTGCTTCATTTTTTGTGAGAAGTCCAAGGTCTTCAAGTTTCTCAATTGCTTTCAATGTGTTTTGTATTTTCAGGGATGGAAACTTTCCGGCGTTTAATAGCTGGAGCGTTTGAACGATAAATTCAATATCTCTTATTCCTCCGCTTCGCAATTTGATGTTATATTCGCTTGTAGCGGTTGCTTCAAGTTTTGCTTTTATCTTAGCTATCTCAACTGTGGGGTCTTCCGAAAATGATTTTGGATATATAAACGAGTCAAGCATGTTTAAAAATTTCCAGCCGAAGTTCAAATCGCCTGCTATTGGTCTTGCTTTTATGAGCATCTGTCGTTCCCACAGTTTTCCGTAAACTTCATAGTAGGTTAAATAACCAAGCAGAGAACGGGCAAGCGAGCCAGAAGTGCCCTCTGGTCTTAATCTGAAATCAACTCTATAAAGCGAACCTTCCTCTGTTTTGTCCGAAAGAAAGTTAATCAAAAGTGAAACGAGAGCGTTGAAAACTTCGTAATAAGAGATGACTTTGCCATTAATTTTATGTTCTCCGTCCTGATTGTAAATGAAAATCAAGTCAATATCGGAGCTATAATTCAA
Encoded here:
- a CDS encoding T9SS type A sorting domain-containing protein, whose translation is MDDDKSSMCFKLGLRNLLFFIFALTITVSQSFAQRISFIQYPNEVVRGERFAIKLDVLSEPDDTILVILSTDGDITLSESYLIGDSILNIEPARLNQFSTVRNNLPKGFVGRRMFFFVDTLTHSSALRSYVFVASTKSVGEIQLKFLPVKFSIDSLIFDPSELEKAQVNIKVKNYIEKTAGLCVRFEKDGFIRFNVNEKFSAKNGFTLSFWMRATSMRGRAISIRSGIDRSFITVGLKAGNIFLSMSNSIGKYEITLPKFVSDGNWHNVLIIASGTENILRFYVDGEKIDEIFIPNLSQFEVNRPIVRLENVSIDEVVMFKARKSELVQRLPRYFVKVDSDIFFFLKFENETINISGNVSNLEYSGVKFIPSSAPICSPEIKISAEMKGNDITIIWEIEDPIFVDKFVVERKIKDEIFQPVYQVSSSDQKRYVFVDNTVESNAVYYYRVKRINKDGSSEYSDEVKIGIGLNKDFEIIGNFPNPFNSETKIIYHLFNDTYVRLTVYDIVGREIAVLVDGFQSAGRKEVLFNLGNVKINEMTSGIYLYKLQTQRGYEVRKMIVIK
- the nuoI gene encoding NADH-quinone oxidoreductase subunit NuoI, producing MTEIKTNGRPRTREIKRKANMNLLERLYLPEIIKGLSITFRQIFKPKVTFEYPDVKWQPPASFRGRPVLVVDDETGVERCVACGLCARVCPALAIEVVADETELDKERYPKKFEINMLRCIYCGLCEEVCPEEAIVMSKEYELVFTNREEAIFGKDKLLVPASKLKDRLEFLKQMR
- a CDS encoding alpha-amylase family glycosyl hydrolase translates to MIDLSGEWLFKVDPEDVGLSQFWYSANFDRTDWEKVEVPSFWERYSNFSKHDGIAWYYKSFEVKRIDKGKKYAILFGGVDDDCGVWLNGELVGEHRGYSDDFYFDVTKFLKQGINEIVVMVYDHGGPGGIYKPVAIVEYSEIADLLKSEFYYKKARKSEEWVKDAVIYEIYPRAFSREGTFKEIEKEIPRLKDLGINVIWLMPIHPIGKEKRKGTLGSPYSVKDYYEINPEYGTKEDFKSLVKTAHENGIRVIIDLVINHTAWDNELIRKHPDWYSKNDEGEIISPNSDWTDVADLNYDNPELRRYMLDVMKYWIREFDIDGYRCDVAELVPIDFWNEARKELDKIKPVLMLAEGSLPEQHLEAFDLTYSWNVYDALARIIRKGHLPSVLDNVLESEKYKFPKGALRLRFNENHDKPRAVKFFGDEGALVSAVIVNTIPGVPLIYNGQEYGDTTNLSLFEKQVMSRDESERGRKFYSFYKKLFNFRKNSLALKRGEMIKAKTLNDDKIYAFWRKYEDEVVLVVANLSTWGVTTKLQVDEILKKKIKNGKVKFYDVFEDRNAEVKIDEFVNFKLEPLGFKLIQIF
- a CDS encoding secondary thiamine-phosphate synthase enzyme YjbQ: MKSYTEYLTFNTKNKREIINITDKVNEALKKSGIKEGFCLVSAMHVTAAVFVNDDEDGLLEDLSEWLEKLAPFNPNYKHHRTGETNADAHLKSLLIHHEVIIPVTDGRLDFGPWQQVFYAEFDGQRRKRVVIKIIGE